Genomic DNA from Chlorocebus sabaeus isolate Y175 chromosome 6, mChlSab1.0.hap1, whole genome shotgun sequence:
atccgcccacctcggcctcccaaaatgctggaattacaggtgagtcACTGCGTCCGGCCAACCTGTGTAATTTTTCATGCTAGGTCTGATAAAGAGGTGGATAGTCATAGAAAAGTAGAATTgggttaaacaaaacaaaacaaaataataataataattaaaaaaggaTCTTCTGCCAGGAAAATGGGAGAACTTAGCCAGgtctgtttgttcagattcttctctctgtcctgtgtcttcagagataagaTGTTCCTCTCCTCCAGAGATAGGGAGGGCTGCTCTCACATGAGAGACTTACAACCTCCtttaggagagaaaagaaaaacgtgAGAATAACCTTCATGCCTTGGATATTTTTTTCAAGTGCCAAGGTGCTTGTTTATTACTAAGAACTTATGATATGCCTGGCCCTGAGCTGGCCTTCCAGGgcataattattttctaataaccACATTTCAGAGGCTTGTTGGGAAAATTGCCTCTTTAATTCATCCGATATTTAATAAAGATGACTGtctttcattcatccatccatcttctattcatccatctattcacccactcattcctccatccatccacccacccattcatccattcaccgatccattcattcatccactcacccgttcattcattcactcatccatctatccattcatgcactcactcacccacctctTCTTCCATCCAAGCAGCCatctttcattcatccatccatcttctattcatccatctattcatccattcattcttccatccatccacccacccatccatccactcatcaaTCCATCTCTCTGCTCATGCATCCATCTATCTGCCTGTCCACTCATCCACCATCCGTTCATTCATCCAGCAAATAGGCATTAAATGCTCAGTTTGCCCAAATATATCTACTCGAACTCTCTGCAAGGTCTGTGAAGCAGAATGATCACCTGGGGTCTTGTTAGACATGAAGAATCTCAGCAGGACCTTCTgtatcagaatctgcattttaacaaatgatTCCCATGTGAATCAAATCTTGAGGgatactgctataaacattacCAATATTGACAAGAGTTGTAAAGATTGGGAGGAAGCATGGTCAATGCTGGCATACACTGGTGACTCCATAAATGGTAGCGCtactattttcaattttaattattgtaaCTTCCAGAAATGGGCAGATCGGCACTAGActagctctttttttgtttgtttgggacagagttttgctcttgtcccttaggctggaatgcaacggcacgatctcagctcactgcaacttccttctcccaagttcaagtgattctcctgcctcaacctcccgagtagctgagattacaggcgcccgccatcatgcccagctaatttttgtatttttagtagagacggggtttcaccatgttggccaggctggtcttgagctcctgacctcaggtgatccacccgcctcggcctcccaaagtgctgggatttacaggggtgagccaccgtgcccggcctagactAGCTCTTTGTTTGCAAGGTTTGTTTGCAATTTGGGGTCTTATTCAGGGATGACTTACAGAGGATTGCCTCTTCTGAAGTATAATTGTGGCTCTGAGTTTTCTAAATCACTGAAGAGGTAACACCgatcctttctcctctctctcctctccccaggaGGAATTACTCATCTGGACACCAGACTCCTGCTAAGCCTGGCTGCAGCCACAGAAATCCTGGGTGGTCACCATGTACCCACATCTCAGCCTTCTGCAGAAGACCTGTGCCCTAATATACCCATCTCCTGTGGGAGAACCCCGGGGATACGCTCACTGTCCAGAGTCAGGAACATGAGTGATGCTTCTTTGGACACAAAGAGGCAGCCAAACAAGAGAAAACTGATCAGAAGGGCACCATTCAGCCCAGTTCCTTCAAGGTCACCTGCGAGGTCAGAGGGTCCTATGACTTCCTGGAGGCTGGACGCCAGAGGCCAGGGATGGGACCCCGGAGGCCCCAGGACCCCAGTGTATCCCGTGCCCTCTGAGCAGTCACACCCTGCACACTCAGGACTGCAGCACCGGCCACGTTCCCCCACCAGGACAGGAGACAGTAAGTCCTTGCCTTTTTAATCATCTAACTAGACATTGGCCCTGCCAGTGTTTAATTGTCTTTGATTCTTTATTCATTGGTCTAGTAGACGTTGAAACTGTGCCTGATGCCAGAGGATGGGCAAATTATGCCAGAGGATGGGCAAATTGGTTGCAGCTTCACACAGTTCAGAGTCAACCAGTGAAGAGAAGTTTGAAACAAATTGTCACAATAAAACAGGATGATGCAGAGGATGAGAGAAGAATGTAGCATTCAGGCAAGTAGGCTGAACCTAGGGAAAGAGAATCAGGAGTTAACCAGCAAAGATGGCGTCCACATGATGTAAGGGTTTAGTGgatgtttcttcttcttccacctcctttttttttttttttttttggacggattcttgctgtcgccaggctggagtgcagtggcaggatctcagttcactgcaacctcggcctggTTAACCCCTCtcggcagtgagccaagatggcgtcactgcactccagcctgggtgacagagcaagaccctgtttaaaaaaaaaaaaaaaggccaggcacggtggcttacacctgtaatcccagcactttgggaggccgaggcgggtggatcacctgaggtcgggaattcgagaccatcctggccaacatggagaaacccggtctctactaaaaatacaaaaaattagccagacgtggtggcgaatggctgtaatcccagctactcaggaggctgaggaaggagaatcgcttgaatccgggaggcggaggttgcagtgagcggagatcgcgccattgcacttcagcctgggcaacaagagcgaaacgccatgtggaaaaaaaaaaaaaaagagagagagagagatagcacAAAGCAAACACTTAACACAATGCCTGGTTCACTGAAAGCATCAGGTGGAGGATGCCTCTTTTAAGTCATTTGCTGGAGACCCTCCAAGTCACTACCTCCTGGACCCAAATGTGCTCTTTGCATATTTCAGGAGAGCTCAGGAGAGCACCTTAGCCTTCTGGGCTTTCCCGGTCTGGCCCCACGGGAACGCTTCCTTGCTGCCCTTCCCAGCCGCTTCTGTGAACACTCGAGATTCACAGCCGGTCATGATGTTACCTGAGTTGGCTAAcaccacaggtgtgtgcccagGAGACCATGAAGAGCAGTAGGGCGAGGCTGTCATGAGGCCAACTGTGCAATGAGAAGGGGTCCTCCCAGCAACTGGGAAGTGCCATACAGATTCTGCTGGGGAACTGGAGGAAGTACGAGTCAGCTCCCGCCTGGCCAGCCAATAAGAGCAGGGTGAGGTGTTGGCACTGGACATTTGGGAGTGTACGTGCCACCAGCTCCTGTCATCTGCTTTGTTTCCAAACTCAAAGGGTGAAGCGGGCATGTCTTGTGGACACTaacttccttcattcattccctcgcttgtttggcaaatatttattgagcatctgctgggTGGTAATGCCTGTGTCAAACACCCATGGGATGTACAGTAAACAACGTGGTCAGGGCTTCTGCCCTTGCcaaggcagaaaattaagaagataaAGATTGTAAAAAAATCTATGCAGCTGcaggtggtggcatgtgcctctagtcctagctactttggaggctgaggtgggaggatcccttgaactcagaAGTTAGAGGCTGTAGTTTGTGATCATTGCTTGTGgatagccactgcactgcagcctgggcaacatagcaagaccccatcttttttttttttcttttttcttttttgagacggagtttcactcttgtggcccaggctggaatgcaatggcgtgatctcggctcaccacaacctccgcctcccgggttcaagcgattctcctgcctcagcctccccagtagctgggatgacaggcatgtacgactatgcctggctgattttgtatttttagtagaaatggggttcttccatgttggtcaggctgatcttgaacgcctgacctcaggtgatctgcttccctcggcctcccaaagtgctgggattacaggcggaggttgcagtgggctgagatcacaccattgcactccagcctgggcaacgagagtgaaactctatctcagtaaataaataaataaataaataaataaataaataaatacatctataGAGGGcatgtaattttgttacatgcataaattgtatagtggtgaagtcagggcttttggggtatccatcaccccaATAATGTACATCATAGCCATTAAGTAGTTTCTCATCACCCTACCATGTCTGCTCTCTCATTCCACTCTCTACATCCACATGAACACATTTTTTAGCATCCACatgtgagtaagaacatgcaatatttgactGTGTGTCTGACCTGTTTCATTTAagataatgaccttcagttccatccctGTTGCAGCAAAAGACATGGTTTCATGGCTCAAagaccttttttatggctgtgtagtattccactatgtatatgtaccacattttctgtagcCCGTCCTCTGTGGATGGACATTGAGGCTGATTTCTTATGTTTGCTATTGCGCGTAGTGCTGTGATAAACCTACAAGTGAAGgtaactgtttgtttgtttgttttgagacagagtcttgctctgtcacccaggctggagtgcagtggcatgatctcagctcactgtaacctctgtctcccgggttcaagcgattcaagtgccactgcactcctgcctaggcgacagagcgaggctccgtctcaaacaaaaacaaaaacaaaaatttagcttgatttaatctgTCTACAATATGTTCATGGATCAAAATAACACATTGTACTctgtaaatacatacaatatgTGTCAgttaaacttctattttattttatttacttatttattttagacggagtttttttgctcttgtcgaccagactggagtgcagtggtgcaatctcggctcaccgcaacttccgcttcctggattcaagcgattctccttcctcagcctcctgaatagctgggattacaggcacgcgccaccacgcctggctaatttttttatttttatttttattatttttttaaatcttaacagAATGCCagaatttattttagtctttgaaCTTGAATAATTTTGGGGGTCTTCTTTCTTAATATTGCTTCATTGCCACATAATGTATCTGTTTTATTCAGTCTTATTTGGGTTGCAATATGTGATATAATTTATTCCTGTCATTGTTTTAAACTTACCAATTAGaatgaattcaaatttaattaatAGAAAATTTCACCCACATTTAACTAGAGATAAATGAGAAGTAATTATAGAAACCAAAGCTTTTCTAgcctgagagaaaagaaaataaagagagcaTTCAACCCAAAACATAATGAATCATCTCTTCTACATGGGAAGTCTGTCCTGATACTATAGTTTAAAAACAGACTGTCTAAAATGCATGTTTATGTAAAGGCACGTTGcaactatttcatttttctattcagAGACGATTCACTATTAATTATATGAAACCCTGTGGTGGCTTAATTAGCAGGCAACAATGGATTGGCTTTTAGATTGTGCAGTTAGAAAATTCTGgtacttggccgggcgcggtggctcacgcctgtaatcccagcactttgggaggccgaggcgggcggatcacaaggtcaggagatcgagaccatggtgaaaccccgtctctactaaaa
This window encodes:
- the LOC119621835 gene encoding uncharacterized protein, whose translation is MAGTQQGAPGGRRWVLVLLMLGYLVPTGGITHLDTRLLLSLAAATEILGGHHVPTSQPSAEDLCPNIPISCGRTPGIRSLSRVRNMSDASLDTKRQPNKRKLIRRAPFSPVPSRSPARSEGPMTSWRLDARGQGWDPGGPRTPVYPVPSEQSHPAHSGLQHRPRSPTRTGDRLPFDAVVSAQTTDQGTPGTTTQLTRDHSSPASLISSVGR